A genomic region of Nostoc sp. UHCC 0702 contains the following coding sequences:
- a CDS encoding cobalt-precorrin-6A reductase codes for MRVLILGGTGDAAELVARVATIPGIEAIASLAGRTREPSTLVGSVRIGGFGGATGLASYLREMHIDLLIDSTHPFATQISWNAATAATVVSIPRLMLIRPPWEKVNGDRWMEVDNTEAAAAVLKNQAQRVFLTVGRQELAVFADLKDIWFLMRMIDPPTADAVVPPGMILCDRGPFALDNERKILIHHNIDTIVSKNSGGDATYAKIIAARELGLKVVMVNRPAIPPGEQVADVDGALAWLFEKLQS; via the coding sequence ATGCGCGTTTTGATTTTAGGTGGAACGGGAGATGCTGCTGAACTAGTTGCTAGAGTTGCGACTATCCCAGGAATTGAGGCGATCGCATCTCTAGCCGGTCGCACCCGTGAACCATCAACTTTAGTTGGCAGTGTGCGGATTGGCGGCTTTGGTGGTGCTACTGGCTTGGCTAGCTATCTGCGGGAAATGCATATCGATTTGCTCATTGACTCTACCCATCCCTTCGCTACTCAAATTTCTTGGAATGCCGCAACTGCTGCAACTGTTGTGAGTATACCGCGTTTGATGTTGATTCGTCCCCCTTGGGAAAAAGTGAATGGCGATCGCTGGATGGAAGTTGATAATACCGAAGCGGCGGCTGCTGTCTTAAAAAACCAAGCACAGAGGGTATTTTTAACCGTCGGCAGACAAGAATTAGCGGTCTTTGCTGATTTGAAGGATATTTGGTTTTTGATGCGGATGATTGACCCGCCGACTGCTGATGCTGTTGTTCCGCCAGGGATGATATTGTGCGATCGCGGCCCCTTTGCCCTGGATAATGAAAGAAAAATCCTGATTCACCACAACATCGATACCATCGTGAGCAAAAATAGCGGTGGTGATGCAACCTATGCCAAAATTATCGCTGCACGGGAATTAGGATTAAAGGTTGTGATGGTAAATCGTCCAGCCATACCACCAGGGGAACAAGTTGCCGATGTTGATGGTGCTTTAGCATGGCTTTTTGAAAAATTGCAAAGTTAA
- a CDS encoding alpha/beta hydrolase, with amino-acid sequence MSHHISPTTHLPIYPFTHLPITHYPLPITHYPLPITHYPLPITHYPLPITHYLLPSKPTIS; translated from the coding sequence ATGAGTCATCACATCTCACCCACTACCCATTTACCCATTTACCCATTTACCCATTTACCCATTACCCATTACCCATTACCCATTACCCATTACCCATTACCCATTACCCATTACCCATTACCCATTACCCATTACCCATTACCCATTACCCATTACCTATTACCAAGCAAACCGACTATATCGTAA
- a CDS encoding DUF1636 family protein, translating into MTATANISTNNSSGMVHTLFVCKTCASVWQDGKRQGESGGEKLLQQLQHLAQNWDLRDDFPIKEVECMSACNRSCVVAFAAGGKLTYLFGDLAAEGSASAVLECASQYYAKADGLLPWAKRPEPLKKGILARIPPLG; encoded by the coding sequence ATGACTGCCACTGCAAATATTTCTACCAATAATTCCTCTGGTATGGTTCACACTTTATTTGTGTGTAAAACCTGTGCCAGTGTTTGGCAAGATGGAAAACGTCAAGGTGAAAGTGGAGGTGAAAAACTCCTACAACAGCTTCAGCACCTTGCACAAAATTGGGATTTACGGGATGATTTCCCCATCAAAGAAGTGGAATGCATGAGTGCTTGTAACCGTTCCTGCGTGGTGGCTTTTGCTGCTGGTGGCAAGTTAACATATTTGTTTGGTGATTTAGCTGCTGAGGGTAGTGCATCTGCTGTACTGGAATGTGCTAGTCAATACTATGCTAAAGCTGATGGGTTACTACCTTGGGCAAAGCGACCTGAGCCTCTAAAAAAGGGTATTCTGGCAAGGATTCCACCGTTAGGTTAA
- a CDS encoding TOMM precursor leader peptide-binding protein — MIHKPHFKPCYSVETIEPDQVFLLSERETVLLSDRLSCRVASLLRDGHLSVDEILEIIQLELLQEQQFSQQTADFFQNVIDVTIKAQHALFQMEQQGYVVEQDDSVRSHLTIFCHHLNITPAVATRRLQSTKVAVKAHKGLASEDFIAILKSLDIQVADTGDFTVFLTDDYLDPQLDEFNQQALKSESPWMLVNPLGTIIWIGPIFHPEKTGCWECLAQRLRDNRPVESFIQRYKQISLSPPLGFLASTMQTALGMAATEVFKWIVQGENPRLQGTLVTYDTLNLQNQDHILVKRPQCPSCKHPLNGLDNKPLPIVLEHCKKSFITDGGHRYCSPEQTIRQYQHHISPITGVVRELSKIPGNGLTHTYVAKHHFISIFDDLNSLRQNIGGRSAGKGRTDIQARASGFCEAIERYSGVFQGDEIRCRNSYQKLGDRAIHPNACMNFSQQQYEHRYQWNAECEGWFQKVPEPFDIEREIDWTPVWSLTHEEFKYLPTAYCYYGYPQSYQADCWADSNGCAAGNTLEEAILQGFMELVERDCVALWWYNRLQKTQVDLDSFDEPYFQNLKKYYQAIDRDLWVLDITNDLNIPVFAAISRRTNREVEDIILGYGAHFDPKLAISRALTEVNQILPNVLSAKADGSTQYPPSADSLALEWWKSATNANQPYLVPNQSIPKVYTDYPQLASDDLLEDVKLCQQIVEKNGLEMLVLDQTRPDIGLRVAKVIVPGMRHMWKRLDSGRLYDIPVKMGWLQKPLTEEQLNPYPMWM, encoded by the coding sequence ATGATTCATAAACCACATTTCAAGCCTTGTTACTCCGTTGAAACCATAGAGCCAGACCAAGTATTTCTCTTATCAGAGAGAGAGACAGTTTTGTTGAGCGATCGCTTGTCTTGTCGTGTAGCTTCTTTACTACGAGATGGTCATCTGAGCGTTGACGAAATTCTAGAGATAATTCAACTGGAACTACTGCAAGAGCAACAATTTTCTCAGCAAACAGCCGACTTTTTCCAGAATGTTATTGATGTCACTATCAAGGCCCAACATGCTCTATTCCAAATGGAACAACAGGGTTATGTGGTTGAACAAGATGATTCAGTGCGATCGCACTTAACTATCTTCTGCCATCATCTCAATATTACTCCCGCAGTGGCTACCCGACGGTTGCAATCAACGAAAGTGGCAGTAAAAGCTCATAAAGGACTTGCTAGCGAGGACTTCATCGCTATCCTCAAATCTTTGGATATCCAAGTAGCTGATACCGGAGATTTTACAGTATTCTTGACTGACGATTACCTCGACCCTCAACTCGATGAATTTAATCAACAAGCATTAAAGTCTGAATCTCCCTGGATGCTAGTCAATCCCTTGGGAACAATCATCTGGATAGGGCCTATATTTCATCCTGAGAAAACCGGGTGTTGGGAATGTCTGGCTCAACGCTTAAGAGATAATCGACCTGTTGAAAGTTTTATTCAAAGGTATAAACAGATTTCCTTATCCCCTCCTCTAGGGTTCCTAGCTTCGACAATGCAAACTGCACTAGGAATGGCAGCTACAGAAGTTTTTAAGTGGATTGTCCAAGGAGAAAATCCCCGATTACAAGGAACTTTAGTCACTTATGATACCCTCAATCTGCAAAACCAAGACCACATCCTTGTGAAGCGTCCCCAATGCCCAAGCTGCAAACATCCTCTTAATGGATTGGACAACAAACCCCTACCCATTGTTTTAGAACATTGTAAGAAAAGTTTTATTACAGACGGAGGACATCGGTATTGTTCACCAGAACAAACTATAAGACAATATCAACATCATATCAGCCCAATTACGGGTGTTGTCCGAGAACTCAGCAAAATACCGGGGAATGGCTTAACCCATACCTATGTGGCGAAGCATCATTTTATCAGTATCTTTGACGATTTAAACAGCTTACGGCAAAACATCGGGGGTAGAAGTGCAGGAAAAGGTAGGACTGATATCCAAGCAAGGGCTAGCGGTTTTTGTGAAGCAATTGAGCGCTATTCCGGGGTATTTCAAGGAGATGAAATTAGATGTAGAAATAGTTATCAAAAATTGGGCGATCGCGCCATTCATCCTAATGCTTGTATGAACTTCAGTCAACAGCAATACGAGCATCGCTACCAATGGAACGCTGAATGTGAAGGTTGGTTTCAAAAAGTCCCAGAACCATTTGATATAGAAAGAGAAATCGATTGGACACCAGTTTGGTCTTTAACCCACGAAGAATTCAAATATCTACCAACAGCTTACTGTTATTATGGCTATCCCCAATCCTACCAAGCTGATTGTTGGGCAGACTCCAATGGATGTGCCGCAGGTAATACCCTCGAAGAAGCTATTCTCCAAGGATTTATGGAATTAGTTGAGCGGGACTGTGTAGCATTGTGGTGGTATAATCGGCTGCAAAAAACTCAGGTAGATTTAGATAGTTTTGATGAGCCTTATTTTCAAAACTTGAAAAAATATTACCAAGCAATTGACAGAGACTTGTGGGTGTTAGATATTACTAACGATCTCAATATTCCTGTTTTTGCTGCTATTAGTCGCAGAACAAATCGAGAAGTAGAAGATATTATTTTAGGTTATGGTGCCCATTTTGACCCGAAGCTTGCCATTAGTCGAGCTTTAACGGAGGTTAACCAAATTCTACCTAATGTTCTATCAGCTAAAGCAGATGGTAGTACCCAATATCCTCCATCTGCGGATTCCCTAGCTCTAGAATGGTGGAAATCTGCAACTAACGCAAATCAACCTTATCTAGTTCCTAATCAAAGTATCCCCAAAGTCTATACAGATTATCCTCAACTTGCAAGCGACGATCTCTTAGAAGATGTCAAGCTTTGCCAACAAATCGTCGAGAAAAATGGTCTAGAAATGCTCGTTTTAGATCAGACTCGCCCCGATATTGGACTGAGAGTAGCTAAAGTAATTGTGCCAGGAATGCGCCATATGTGGAAACGGTTAGATTCAGGAAGGCTTTATGACATTCCCGTAAAAATGGGTTGGTTGCAAAAGCCTCTGACAGAAGAACAACTTAATCCCTATCCCATGTGGATGTAA
- a CDS encoding amidohydrolase, with translation MLHGYKIIDADSHVIEPPQIWAKYLAPEFQHFAPSLDMKIQGEDITQKISQQVREEGTRQMMQAHPNAYFHRYDVESHLQAMLEMGVDIAFIYPTIGLWLFAIDTMPQEVVGAFTHAYNTWLYEEFCSYAPDKLKGVGAINFHAPEQMVSELHRIADFGWKSVFLRPNPVKGRLLSDAAYEPFWSACEELDIAVGIHEATHSRLPTTGADRFHTRFAMHACSHPMEQMMALLALIEGGVLERHPRLRVGFLESGCGWLPYWLWRLDEEYKNLHWEVKNHVKIKPSEYFSRQCFVAIEPSEPYLAQIIDYIGSDNLIFGSDYPHMDHQPDVVNRVIDLHTQLSKETVNKIVWDNPSRFYNLA, from the coding sequence ATGCTGCATGGATACAAAATTATTGATGCTGATTCCCATGTGATAGAGCCTCCGCAGATATGGGCTAAATACCTCGCCCCAGAATTTCAGCACTTTGCACCCTCACTAGATATGAAAATTCAAGGGGAAGACATTACACAAAAAATATCCCAACAAGTGCGAGAAGAGGGAACTAGGCAGATGATGCAGGCTCATCCCAATGCTTATTTTCATCGCTACGATGTAGAATCTCACCTGCAAGCAATGTTGGAGATGGGAGTTGATATAGCTTTTATTTATCCAACTATTGGACTGTGGCTTTTTGCTATTGATACTATGCCACAAGAAGTCGTGGGAGCCTTCACCCATGCCTACAATACTTGGTTATACGAAGAATTTTGTAGTTATGCTCCAGACAAATTGAAAGGAGTAGGAGCAATTAATTTTCATGCACCAGAGCAAATGGTGTCGGAATTACATCGCATAGCCGATTTTGGCTGGAAATCTGTCTTTTTACGCCCTAACCCCGTTAAAGGACGACTCTTGAGCGATGCTGCTTATGAGCCATTTTGGTCAGCCTGCGAAGAATTAGACATAGCAGTCGGAATTCATGAAGCCACTCACAGCCGCTTACCAACTACAGGTGCAGATAGATTTCATACTCGTTTTGCCATGCACGCTTGTTCTCATCCGATGGAACAGATGATGGCATTATTAGCCTTGATTGAAGGAGGAGTGCTAGAACGTCACCCCCGCTTGCGAGTGGGTTTTCTAGAGTCTGGTTGCGGCTGGCTTCCCTACTGGCTTTGGCGACTGGATGAAGAGTACAAAAATTTACATTGGGAGGTGAAAAATCATGTAAAAATCAAGCCGTCGGAGTATTTCTCTCGTCAGTGTTTTGTAGCCATTGAACCTTCTGAACCTTACTTGGCTCAAATTATTGACTACATTGGTTCAGATAACTTAATCTTCGGCTCTGATTACCCTCACATGGATCATCAGCCGGACGTTGTGAATAGAGTTATAGATCTACATACACAATTATCTAAAGAAACGGTAAACAAAATTGTTTGGGATAATCCTAGCCGTTTTTACAATTTAGCTTGA